The sequence GCGTGGAGATCATCGCCCAGGTCGCCGCGGTCCGTGCCGAGGCTCGGGAGCGGGGCGTCGAACTACGCGTCGAGAAACTCGACGTCACCGACCCCGGCGACCGCGAGAACGCCTGGACCTGGGACGTCGAGGTCCTCCTCAACAACGCCGGCGTCTCCGAAGGCGGCGCCACCGTTGACATCCCCGAGGAACGGCTGCGCCGCCAGTTCGAGGTGAACGTCTTCGGGCCCGTGCTGCTCACCCAGGGCATCGCCCGTCAGATGGCCGCGCGCCGCAGTGGGCGCATCGTCTTCATGTCCTCGGTCGCCGGACTCACCGTCGACCCGTTCACCGGCGCCTACGCCGGGTCGAAGCACGCGGTGGAGGCGTTCGCCGACGCGTTGGACCAGGAGCTGGCCGAGTTCGGCGTCACGGTCGCCACGATCAATCCCGGGCCCTTCCTGACCGGTTTCAACGACACCATGTTCGAGACGTGGAAGGAATGGCGCGACGACCCCGCCGGCCGCCTCTACGACTACGCCGAGCTGGCCTTTCCGCACGAGCAGTACGACCCCGAACCGGTCTACGAGCGCACGGTACGGGTCCTGCTCGGCGAGGAGCGGCGCTACCGCAACCTGCTGCCCGAAGAGATGGAGCCGCAGGCCCGCCACCAGGTCGACTCCCTGTGGGACCGGCAGCTCAACGACGGCAGCCGCCCCGCCCTGGTGCAGAAGGCGTACGACATCACTCCGGGCACACCGGTCCAGGACTGACTCCCCGCAGCCCCGACCTGCCCGTCAACTATCTGACCGCACCTCCCAGCCACAGGGATCGCCCCGGCTGACGCTCACTCGTCGTCGGCGCCGTCCTCGTCGCGCAGAGGTCGCAGCCCGCCGAGCAGGTCGGAAAGCTGGAAGGTGCGCCCGGACCATGGGCTGCGGCCTACGGCGGGGTTCGCGATGGGGCTCGGCGCACGGTGCGGAGCCGGTTCCTCGCGGGTGCCCCTCCCCCGCGCCCCTATCTCAAGAAGGGCCCGCAGGCGCGAACATCGTCCGCGGCTGAACGGCCGAGAGACAAGGGAGTGAGGCGGCTGCCCGGGAAGTGTGGACAGCCGACTCACCTGCTGACGTTCCGGCAGGTCGCCCACGCGCGGGGGGCCGAGTTCGAGGGCGGCTGTTCAGGGCTTGCTGATCGCGGGCGCGGGAAGCGGGTCTCCGC is a genomic window of Streptomyces sp. WP-1 containing:
- a CDS encoding SDR family oxidoreductase translates to MAGPILITGAGSGFGKEVALRLAAGGHQVIAGVEIIAQVAAVRAEARERGVELRVEKLDVTDPGDRENAWTWDVEVLLNNAGVSEGGATVDIPEERLRRQFEVNVFGPVLLTQGIARQMAARRSGRIVFMSSVAGLTVDPFTGAYAGSKHAVEAFADALDQELAEFGVTVATINPGPFLTGFNDTMFETWKEWRDDPAGRLYDYAELAFPHEQYDPEPVYERTVRVLLGEERRYRNLLPEEMEPQARHQVDSLWDRQLNDGSRPALVQKAYDITPGTPVQD